The nucleotide sequence ATAAGCAGATTCGACAGCAAGGTTGTACTGCAAATATGATGCGCTCGATCGAGTCATTATTAATTGAAATTACATCATGCTTCACCTTGCTACCTGGAGATATCGTGTTAACTGGTACGCCAGCGGGCGTCGGGGTGTTAAATTCGGGCGATAAGCTTGCATTAACACTAGCAAACCGTTATAAGTTCGACTGCAAGTTCATTTAGAGATTAATTACATGGTTGAAAAATTTTGGCAGACTAAAACACTCGCTAAAATGACAGAAGCAGAGTGGGAATCACTCTGCGATGGATGTGGTAAGTGCTGTTTACATAAAATAATTGAAGATGAATCAGAAGAGATTCATTTTACCAATGTTGCTTGTGAGCTATTGAACACTAAAACATGTCGCTGTAAGAAATATGAAAAGCGATTTAAATACGTTTCAGATTGTTTTAAAGTCACACTTGATGACATTGAAGCATTTCACTGGTTACCAGAAACGTGTGCTTATAAGCGCCTTTTAGAAGGCAATGATATACCTGAGTGGCATCCATTACTGACAGGCAGCCAATCAGAGATGCATAAATTAGGGTATTCTATTCGTGGTAAAGCCGTTGCTGAATCACAAGCTGGTGATCTAGAAGACCATATTATAACGTTTAAATTATAAAATTTTGAGGCCCGTATGTCTGAATCTGTCCACGGTAGAGAAGTTGTAGCATTATTAGCAGCAAATCCTGCTGGTATGAGTGAAGTGGCGTTACTTGCATTAATTGAGCAAGCGTACCCACTTAATTTATTCCATACATGCAAAGTTAAAGGTATGGATAAAAACCAAATCTTAGTAAATATGATGACGAAAGGTCGTATTGTAGAGTCTGATGGTATTTTAACTGCTCAAACAAGTTGTGGTTGTAAGAACAACTAAAATAAAAGGGACATGTGTTGTCCCTTTTATTTAGCTTGCAACTTAGACCATCATGCAGTTTCAATTATACTGCTTAGACCGCGGACTTTAAATCTAACGCTTAGACAAACCTTCATCAAAGCATTAGATATAAATTGATTAGCAGGCCTTTAATTAAGCGCTTCTAACAGATCGCCAATTTTTTCAAT is from Moritella sp. F3 and encodes:
- a CDS encoding YcgN family cysteine cluster protein → MVEKFWQTKTLAKMTEAEWESLCDGCGKCCLHKIIEDESEEIHFTNVACELLNTKTCRCKKYEKRFKYVSDCFKVTLDDIEAFHWLPETCAYKRLLEGNDIPEWHPLLTGSQSEMHKLGYSIRGKAVAESQAGDLEDHIITFKL
- a CDS encoding DUF2492 family protein, with translation MSESVHGREVVALLAANPAGMSEVALLALIEQAYPLNLFHTCKVKGMDKNQILVNMMTKGRIVESDGILTAQTSCGCKNN